AAGAATATTTTAAAAAAGCATTAAAAATACTTGAAAATGAAGATAATAAAACTGGAATAGCAAATGTATACTTAACAATTTGTGATGTTTATAGAAAAATAGGTGAGACTGATAGAGTTCTTGAGTATTCTCAAAAAGTGTACAACATAAAGAAAAATGATGAAGACGAATATATGATGTCAGGTTTATTCAAGATAATAGAAGCGTACATAGATAAAGAAGATTATGATTTGGCTAGAAAATATTGTAAAATAGCTTTAGCATCATCAATAAAGAATAAAAACAAGTTTAATGAATATAAAGCATTAAAATTCTATTCTAATATGTATAAGAATCAAAATGAAATTACTCTTGCTATTGAGTATTTGATTAAATGTATAAAAATAGTATCAGATTTAGGTAATAATAAGATATTAGCAAACTTGTACATAGACTTAGGTCAATTATATTCAAGCATATCAAAAGAGAAAGAATTAGAGTACTACCAAAAGGGAGTATTTATGTATAAAAATTTAGAGATAATGTAAGTATAATAAACCTATAATAGTATAGAAACAATCTATAACAAGCAAGATAATATCTATGATAAAATATAAATTGTATGAATAATTTTAAGGAGATGAACCAAACAATGAGTATAAAAATAGATGCTAGAGGGCTTGCTTGTCCTAAACCAGTTATAAATACAAAAAAAGAATTAGATAATATAGAAGAAGGTATTGTAGTTACAACAGTTGACAATGAAACAGCAAAAGAAAATATATTAAAACTTGCTAAATCTTTAAATTGTGAAGCAAGGATTGTTGATGAAAAAGAAGATTTAATTTCTATAGAAATTAAAAAAGGTAATAATGTTGTAGTTCAAAAAGAAGAAAGTGAATTAGAAGATACATGTGTATTTATATCTTCAGATAAGATGGGATTGGGAAATGATGAATTAGGACAAGTATTAATAAAAGGATTTATATATACTTTAACAGAATCAAAGCCATATCCTAAACATATACTTTTAGTTAATGGAGGAGTAAAATTAAGTGCTGAAAATGAAGCAACTATAGAAAATCTTAAAATACTTGAAGATGCAGGCGTAGAAATTTTATCTTGTGGAACTTGTTTAGATTACTATAATTTAAAAGAAAAATTACAAGTTGGTTCAGTTACAAATATGTACACTATAGTTGAAACATTAAAAAATGCATCAAATACTATTTCTATATAATATGTGTTTGTTTAACAATATAAAGTCAATAAGAAATATTAAGCTAAAGATAAAGTAGATAGTCAGAAAGGATTAAGCAATGAATCAAATGTATATAGTATCGTTTAATTCGACACATCATGCAATAAGGTCAGAAAAGCTATTTGGTGAAAATGGTTTAAAAGTAATGGCTCTTCCAACACCAAGAGAAATAACAGCAAGCTGTGGAATATCAATTAAATTTTCTTTTGAAGATATGGAAAAAATAAAGACAATTTTAGTTGAAAATAATGTAGATATAAAGGGAATTTATTGTATAAGTAAGTTAGAGGATGGCTCAAAAGAAGCAAAGAAGTTAGATTAGGAGGCTAATTATTTATGCCAATGGATTTAAAAATAGGGGATATTGTTGAGTTGAAAAAGCAACATGCATGTGGATGTAAAGAGTTTGAAATTGTAAGAACTGGAATGGATATAAAGATAAAATGCACGAAATGTTCAAGACTAATAATGCTTGATAGAGAGACATTAGAAAAGAGAGTAAAAAAGCTGATAAAAAAATGATATAAATTTAACATTTAAAAAATGTCAAATACCGTATATTAATATCCAAATTTTTGGTATAATAGAAATTGAAGAAAACATTTTCATGGGGGTGCTTTAATTATGGCAGTTAAATATGCAAAAAGAATGGAAGGTTTACAAGGATCTGAAATACGTGAGCTTTTAAAACTTACTCAACAACCACAAATAATATCTTTTGCGGGTGGAATGCCTGCTCCAGAGTTATTTCCAGTTGAAGAAATGAAAAAAGTATCAGTTGCAGTGCTTGAAGAAAATGGAAGATCAGCTATGCAATATACTACAACAGAAGGATATGAACCATTAAGAGAAAAAATAGCAGCTAGAATGAATGACAAAAACCAAACTAATGTAAATAAAGATGATATATTAGTTACAAGTGGTTCTCAACAAGGTCTAGATTTTGCAGGAAAAGTATTTATTGATGAAGGTGATGTAATTTTATGTGAAAGCCCATCTTACATAGGAGCTATAAACGCATTTAAATCTTACCAACCTAAATTCATAGATGTTCCAACAGATTCTAATGGAATGATAATGGAAGAACTAGAAAAAATACTAGAAACAACTGATAGAATAAAAATGATTTATGTAATACCTGATTTCCAAAATCCAACAGGAAGAACTTGGCCACTTGAAAGACGTAAAAAATTCATGGAAATAGTAAATAAATATGAAATACCAGTAATAGAAGATAATCCATATGGAGATTTAAGATTTGAAGGAGAAACTTTACCATCTTTAAAATCAATGGATACAAAAGGATTAGTAATATTCCTAGGAACTTTCTCTAAAATATTCTGCCCAGGATACAGATTAGGATGGACTTGTGCTTCTGCAGAAATACTATCTAAATTTAACTTTGCAAAACAAGGTGCAGATTTACAAGCATCAACTATATCTCAAATGGAAGTAAGCAAATTTATGGATATGTATGATTTAGATGCGCATGTTGATAAAATAAAAGCTGTTTATATCAAACGTAGAGATGTAATGCTTAAGACTATGGAAGAAGAATTCCCAGAAGGATTAGTATTTACTCATCCAGAAGGTGGATTATTTACATGGGTAGAGCTTCCAAGTAATTTAAATGCTAAAGAATTAATGCCAAAATGCTTAGAAAAGAATGTTGCTTATGTTGCTGGAGGAGGATTCTTCCCTAATGGTGGTAGAGAAAATACTTTCAGACTTAACTATTCAAATATGCCAGAAGAAAAAATAATAGAAGGTATCAAAAACATAGCATCAGTTTTAAAAGAAGCTATGGGTGTTGAAGCTTAATTAAAAATAATAACTTATAGATATATTATGAGGGATGGCTATTGCCATCCCTTGTTAATTTGAAAAATATATTTCACCTTATATTAAATATTAGAATTTGTCCAAAATTTAAATTGACATAAATAAGAAAAAATGATAAAATGTGTAGGTATGAGATTTTAGTCTCATTTCTCTGCTCTAAGAGTGTAGAGCCGTTAAGTCCAAAGGGAGGTGAATTATAGTGAGAAATTATGAATTAGTTTATGTAGTAAAGCCAAACTCTGATGAAGAAACAAGAGAGGCTGTACTAAACAAAGTTAAGGAAGTTGTTGCAACTGAAGGAGAAATAGTTAAAGTTGATACTTGGGGAACTAAAAAATTAGCTTATCCAATAGCTAAGTTTACAGAAGGTTTCTATGTGTTAGTTAACTTCAAATCAGCAGTAGACGTTCCTAAAGAAATAGACAGAAACTTAAAGATAAATGAAAACGTAATAAGACATATGATAGTTGTTGCTTAATAACTAGTTTTATTATAAAAAATAGGTGGTGTTTTTATGAATCAAGTTGTATTAGTGGGAAGGTTAACTAAAGACCCTGAATTAAGATACATCCCAGGTACAGGAACACCAGTGGCATCATTTACAATAGCCATTGATAGAGACTATGTAAAAAAAGATGGATCTAAAGAAACTGATTTTATACCTGTTGAAGTAATGGGTAAATCCGCTGAATTTTGTGCCAACTACATAACTAAAGGTAGATTAGTTGCACTTCAAGGATCTATGAGAGTAGACAATTATCAGACACAATCAGGTGAAAAAAGAACTTTTACAAAAGTAAGTACTAGATCAGTACAAGCTTTAGATAGCAAGAATAAATCGGAAAATTCATATAAAGAGAGTGCTCCAGCTTTTGAGCCAAGCTTTGAACCTCAAGGGTTAGACCCACAAGGTTTCCAAGCTATAGATGATGACGATATACCATTTTAAAAAGGAGGGAAAAAAGTCATGATGAATAAAAAAAGACGTAAGAAAAAAAGAGTTTGTCAATTTTGTGCTGACAAAAACGCTAAAATAGATTACAAAAGTACTCAGAGATTACAAAAGTATATAACTGAAAGAGGAAAGATATTACCAAGAAGAATATCTGGAACTTGTGCTAAGCATCAAAGAGAATTAACAGTTGCTATAAAAAGATCAAGAAATATAGCACTTTTACCATATACATTAGATTAAAAAATGAGCCTTGTGCTCATTTTTTATTATAGATATTTATATAAGTAAATGAGACGAGCTATAATGCTCGTTTTTTTGTTTATATACTTAAATATATTATTATTTATGATATAATATTATATATTAAGGAGGGTTGCAAACGTGAAAATAGATAAAGGTTCTGAGATAACAAGAAACATAAAGATAATAGAGTGGATGAAAACAGAAATATTAATGAGTGTAAGTGATTTGTTTAACTTATTATTTAAAGGGGTAAAACCTTTAGATGAAGCAATTCAAGATACTCTAGCAAATATAATAATGATAACATATCTCTTAGCAAAGAGATTAGGAATTAGTTTTAGAGATGTGGATTATAAAGTCAAGGAAAAAATAAAAATTGGTATAGAGGAAGACCATAGTGTTGAAAGATGGTATGGAGATTTATCTAACTTAAAAAAACATATGGATAATAGGGAGTGATATTAAATTGAATAATAAAATTAGACTATCTAAAGCCATGACTATAATAGTTTTAGCTATAATAATTGCTTTAGTAATAGCCTATATTCCAATGCTAGGAATGTTTAGTATATTAGCAGCTGTCCCATATGTAATTATAGGTGCCATTACCGATAAAAAGTATTCTTTTTTATCTATTTTGATTACATTTTGTGTGCTAATTTTATTTGCAGACATTTCGTATGCATTAAATATATGTATAATGTATTCTTTGCCAGGTATAGCAATAGGAAAGATGCTAAAGAGAAGTTTTGAGCAAGAAGATAGTAATAAATTTGAACCAATATATGGAGGAACAATAATATTTGTGCTTGCAATGGTTGTGTATTTCTTTGTATTGAAGACATTTTTAAATGTAAATTTATTAGATGAAGTTGCTAAAATGGTAACAGAAATCGTAAATATTCAAAAAAATAGTTTTTCTGCAACGGAGCTTAAAGTATTTGATAAAATGAAGCCAGATGAAATTGTAAGTTATTTTACAAATATGCTACCGATGATGCTGTTCTTACAAGGTTTATTATCAGCATTTGTAACATATTATTTAAGTGTATTCTTTATCAAAAGGATTACAAATTTGAATATAAGATTTCCTAAATTTGCTGACTTTTATTTACCAGGAAATGCTATAGTCACAACTTTTCTACTTTATTTATTAGTCTTATTTATTGAAATTATTGGCTCAAAATTATATACAGAATTAATAATGACTAATTTACAGCTAGTTTTTAACTTAATGTTTGTAATTCAAGGAATAGCAGTTTGTATTTATTATTTAAAGAAATGGATAAGACAAGGACCAAATAAAATTATGTTTCTTTCGGGGATAATTTTATGTTTATTTGGATTTATGGGAATATCTTTTGTTGGTATGGTAGATAGTATAATTGACTTTAGAAAGGTGAGAAGTTATAAATCCACTTAGGAGGATAGAAATGAGTAATAAACAAACCTTTAAATTAAATATGCCAGAAATAAATTTATATATAATTGTTATTGGTATTTCTAGTATAATTTTGCTTTATTACAACTTGTATGTAGGGTGTTTATTTTTCTGTATTTTTGCATATATGGTTTTTCACAATTGGAGAACAACTAATATTAGACGTCATGAATGGACAGAGTATATTCAAAATTTATCTTTAGATATAGATGAAACAACTAAGAAAGCTATAATAAATCTTCCAATACCACTATGTATTCTAGAATTTGATGGAAATATATCATGGTATAATGGAAAGTTTTATGATATGATTGGTCAAAAAGATTTACTTGATAAAAATATAGAAGATATAGTTAAAAATCTTAATTTAAGAAAAGTATTAAATGAAAATAAAGAGATGTACACTGAAATAAACTATAAAGAGAGAGAATATACAATAGTTTATAATGTTATAAAAAATGATCAAGAAAAAAATCCTAAATATTTAATGATATTATACTGGATAGATAAGACAGAATATTTACAAGTAAAACAAGATTATGATGATGAAAAAGATGCAATGATGTTAATACAAGTAGATGGATATGATGAAGTATTAAAAAGTGCAGCAGAAGATAAGAGAGCTTTAATTAATGTTGAAGTAGAAAAAATACTTTCTGCTTTAGAATTAAATTCAAATGGTGCTTTGAGAAGGACTTCAAAAGATAAATTCTTCTTGGTAATGCATAAAAAAGAGTTAAAAAAATTAGAAGCTGAGAAGTTTTCTATTTTAGATACAATAAGACATATTGATTATGGAAATAATCTTCCTGTTACAATAAGTATAGGAATTGGTATAGATGGAGATACATTAAATGAGAACCTAAAACTTGCTACAGGTGCTCTTGATTTAGCACTTGGTAGAGGTGGAGACCAAGCTGTTGTAAAGACAAAAGATAAGTTTGTATTTTATGGTGGAAAATCTAAAGCTGTAGAAAAGAAAACAAAAGTAAAATCTAGACTTATAGGTCATGCTCTGAGAGAGGTTATACAAGAAAGTGACCATGTTTATATAATGGGTCATAAATATCCTGACATGGATGCTATGGGAGCTGCAGTTGGGGTTTATGATATATGTAAATCTTGCAATAAGACAGCAAATATAGTTTTACAATCTGTAAATGAATCTATAGAGATATTTATAAACAAAATAAATGAAAGTAATTATTATAAGAAGTTGTTTATTGGAAAAGAGGAGGCTATTGATAATTGTACTAAAAATACACTAGTTGTCGTAGTTGATACTCATAGACCTAACTATACTGAATGTGAAGAGCTATTAAAGTTATCTGAGAAGATAGTAGTAATAGACCATCATAGAAGAGGTGTAGAGTTTATAAATGATGCAGTGCTTTTATTCCATGAAATATATGTATCTTCAACATGTGAAATGGTTACAGAATTAGTTCAATATATGGATGAAGAAGTAACAATCAATAAACTTACAGCTGAAGGTCTTCTAGCAGGAATAAGTTTAGATACTAAAAACTTTGCATTTAAAACAGGTGTTAGGACATTTGAAGCTGCTTCTTACCTTAGAAAGGTTGGAGCAGATACAATAGAAGTCAAGCAGTTTTTCAATTCTGACGTAAAAGATTTTATAATAAAAGCTGAAATAATTCAAAGTACGAAGATAATTAATAACAGAATATGTCTAGCATATTCAAGTACAGAAATAGATAGTATAAACGTTATAATAGCTCAAACTGCTGATGAGCTATTAAATATAAAAGAAGTAGAAGCCTCCTTTGTATTAGGAGAAAAAGATGATACCATATTTATAAGTGCAAGGTCTTTGGGGCAAATAAATGTACATGTACTTATGGAGAAATTAGGAGGCGGGGGACATATAGATATAGCTGGTGCACAGTTAAAAAATGTTTCTCTAAAAGAAGCTTACAAGATAGTAAATAAAATAATAGAGGAGTATTTAGAGGAGGAAGAATAGATGAAAGTTATATTATTAAAAGACGTAAAAGGAACTGGTAAAAAAGGGGAAATGAAAGAAGTAAGTGATGGATATGCAAGAAATTTTTTATTTCCTAAAAAAATGGCTGTGCAAGCAGATAGTGTAGCAATAAAAGAATTAAATGAAAAGAATAAATCTAAAGAAATAAAAACTCAAAAAGAATATGAAGAAGCTGTTTTATTAGGAAAACAAATGGAAGAAATTAATATAGAAATATATTCAAAATCAGGTGAAGGTGGAAGATTATTTGGTTCAATAACAGCCAAAGAGATAGCTGAACAATTAAAGAAACAAAAAGATATAGATGTAGACAAAAGAAAAATTTTATTAGACGAACCAATAAGAACTTTGGGTTCAACATTTGTAGAAATAAAAATACATCAAAAAGTAACTACTAAAATAAGAGTAGATGTAAAAGAAAAACAGTAATAACTAGAGGTGATAAAGATGGAAGACATGACGAGAATTCCTCCTCATAGTGTAGAATCAGAGCAATCAATATTAGGTTCTATACTTCTAGATAAAGATGCTATAATAACAGTTACAGAAACTATAAGGCCTGATGACTTCTATAAAGAGGCTCACAAAATAATATATGAATGTATGATAACTTTAAGCAATAAAGGTGAGCCTATAGACTTAATCACATTGACAGAAGAGCTAAGAAAACAAGGGCATCTTAATGATATTGGAGGAATCAGTTATATTACAAGTCTTTCTACAATAGTGCCAACAACTTCAAATGTAAAATACTATGCTGACATAGTAAAAGAAAAGTCTGTACTTAGAAAGCTTATAAAAGCATCTAATGAAATAATAAATCTAGGATATAGTGGAGCAACAAAAATTGAAGATGTTTTGGAACAAGCTGAAAAGAGAATATTTGATATATCACAGGAGAAAACTAGTGACGATTTTAAATCTATAAACTTAGTTCTGATGGATGCCTATGATATGATAGAAAAATTATATACTAATAAAAGCGATGTAACCGGTATAACTACTGGTTTTAAAGATTTAAACAAAAAAATAAATGGTCTTCAAAGAACAGATTTAATACTAGTTGCCGCAAGACCTGCAATGGGGAAAACTGCTTTTTCTTTAAATTTAGTACAAAATGCAGCTTTAAAAGGAGATGCTTCTGTAGCTGTATTTAGTTTAGAGATGTCCAAAGAACAGTTAGTTCAACGTATGCTATCTTCGCAATCTAGTGTAGAATTGAAAAAGATAAAGACTGGAACACTTAATGATAATGACTGGCCTAGGATTATAGATGCAATGGCAGTACTGTCAGATGCAAAAATACACATCGATGATACTCCAGGCATAAAAATATCAGAATTAAGGTCAAAGTGCAGAAAGTTAAAGATAGAAAAAGGTTTAGATTTAGTGCTTATAGATTACCTCCAACTTATGGAAGGTGAAGGTAATAATGAAAGTAGACAACAAGAAATATCT
This sequence is a window from Clostridioides difficile. Protein-coding genes within it:
- a CDS encoding YybS family protein translates to MNNKIRLSKAMTIIVLAIIIALVIAYIPMLGMFSILAAVPYVIIGAITDKKYSFLSILITFCVLILFADISYALNICIMYSLPGIAIGKMLKRSFEQEDSNKFEPIYGGTIIFVLAMVVYFFVLKTFLNVNLLDEVAKMVTEIVNIQKNSFSATELKVFDKMKPDEIVSYFTNMLPMMLFLQGLLSAFVTYYLSVFFIKRITNLNIRFPKFADFYLPGNAIVTTFLLYLLVLFIEIIGSKLYTELIMTNLQLVFNLMFVIQGIAVCIYYLKKWIRQGPNKIMFLSGIILCLFGFMGISFVGMVDSIIDFRKVRSYKST
- the ssb gene encoding single-stranded DNA-binding protein, which encodes MNQVVLVGRLTKDPELRYIPGTGTPVASFTIAIDRDYVKKDGSKETDFIPVEVMGKSAEFCANYITKGRLVALQGSMRVDNYQTQSGEKRTFTKVSTRSVQALDSKNKSENSYKESAPAFEPSFEPQGLDPQGFQAIDDDDIPF
- the yedF gene encoding sulfurtransferase-like selenium metabolism protein YedF; the protein is MSIKIDARGLACPKPVINTKKELDNIEEGIVVTTVDNETAKENILKLAKSLNCEARIVDEKEDLISIEIKKGNNVVVQKEESELEDTCVFISSDKMGLGNDELGQVLIKGFIYTLTESKPYPKHILLVNGGVKLSAENEATIENLKILEDAGVEILSCGTCLDYYNLKEKLQVGSVTNMYTIVETLKNASNTISI
- the rpsR gene encoding 30S ribosomal protein S18; protein product: MMNKKRRKKKRVCQFCADKNAKIDYKSTQRLQKYITERGKILPRRISGTCAKHQRELTVAIKRSRNIALLPYTLD
- a CDS encoding DHH family phosphoesterase, whose translation is MSNKQTFKLNMPEINLYIIVIGISSIILLYYNLYVGCLFFCIFAYMVFHNWRTTNIRRHEWTEYIQNLSLDIDETTKKAIINLPIPLCILEFDGNISWYNGKFYDMIGQKDLLDKNIEDIVKNLNLRKVLNENKEMYTEINYKEREYTIVYNVIKNDQEKNPKYLMILYWIDKTEYLQVKQDYDDEKDAMMLIQVDGYDEVLKSAAEDKRALINVEVEKILSALELNSNGALRRTSKDKFFLVMHKKELKKLEAEKFSILDTIRHIDYGNNLPVTISIGIGIDGDTLNENLKLATGALDLALGRGGDQAVVKTKDKFVFYGGKSKAVEKKTKVKSRLIGHALREVIQESDHVYIMGHKYPDMDAMGAAVGVYDICKSCNKTANIVLQSVNESIEIFINKINESNYYKKLFIGKEEAIDNCTKNTLVVVVDTHRPNYTECEELLKLSEKIVVIDHHRRGVEFINDAVLLFHEIYVSSTCEMVTELVQYMDEEVTINKLTAEGLLAGISLDTKNFAFKTGVRTFEAASYLRKVGADTIEVKQFFNSDVKDFIIKAEIIQSTKIINNRICLAYSSTEIDSINVIIAQTADELLNIKEVEASFVLGEKDDTIFISARSLGQINVHVLMEKLGGGGHIDIAGAQLKNVSLKEAYKIVNKIIEEYLEEEE
- the dnaB gene encoding replicative DNA helicase — encoded protein: MEDMTRIPPHSVESEQSILGSILLDKDAIITVTETIRPDDFYKEAHKIIYECMITLSNKGEPIDLITLTEELRKQGHLNDIGGISYITSLSTIVPTTSNVKYYADIVKEKSVLRKLIKASNEIINLGYSGATKIEDVLEQAEKRIFDISQEKTSDDFKSINLVLMDAYDMIEKLYTNKSDVTGITTGFKDLNKKINGLQRTDLILVAARPAMGKTAFSLNLVQNAALKGDASVAVFSLEMSKEQLVQRMLSSQSSVELKKIKTGTLNDNDWPRIIDAMAVLSDAKIHIDDTPGIKISELRSKCRKLKIEKGLDLVLIDYLQLMEGEGNNESRQQEISKISRSLKVLAKELNCPVVALSQLSRAPEQRADHRPMLSDLRESGAIEQDADIVMFLYRDEYYHADSESKNIGEIIIAKNRHGETGSVELVWLGEVQRFGDKLRDL
- a CDS encoding DUF951 domain-containing protein — its product is MPMDLKIGDIVELKKQHACGCKEFEIVRTGMDIKIKCTKCSRLIMLDRETLEKRVKKLIKK
- a CDS encoding DUF3343 domain-containing protein, which encodes MNQMYIVSFNSTHHAIRSEKLFGENGLKVMALPTPREITASCGISIKFSFEDMEKIKTILVENNVDIKGIYCISKLEDGSKEAKKLD
- the rpsF gene encoding 30S ribosomal protein S6, giving the protein MRNYELVYVVKPNSDEETREAVLNKVKEVVATEGEIVKVDTWGTKKLAYPIAKFTEGFYVLVNFKSAVDVPKEIDRNLKINENVIRHMIVVA
- a CDS encoding PLP-dependent aminotransferase family protein, whose product is MAVKYAKRMEGLQGSEIRELLKLTQQPQIISFAGGMPAPELFPVEEMKKVSVAVLEENGRSAMQYTTTEGYEPLREKIAARMNDKNQTNVNKDDILVTSGSQQGLDFAGKVFIDEGDVILCESPSYIGAINAFKSYQPKFIDVPTDSNGMIMEELEKILETTDRIKMIYVIPDFQNPTGRTWPLERRKKFMEIVNKYEIPVIEDNPYGDLRFEGETLPSLKSMDTKGLVIFLGTFSKIFCPGYRLGWTCASAEILSKFNFAKQGADLQASTISQMEVSKFMDMYDLDAHVDKIKAVYIKRRDVMLKTMEEEFPEGLVFTHPEGGLFTWVELPSNLNAKELMPKCLEKNVAYVAGGGFFPNGGRENTFRLNYSNMPEEKIIEGIKNIASVLKEAMGVEA
- the rplI gene encoding 50S ribosomal protein L9 gives rise to the protein MKVILLKDVKGTGKKGEMKEVSDGYARNFLFPKKMAVQADSVAIKELNEKNKSKEIKTQKEYEEAVLLGKQMEEINIEIYSKSGEGGRLFGSITAKEIAEQLKKQKDIDVDKRKILLDEPIRTLGSTFVEIKIHQKVTTKIRVDVKEKQ
- a CDS encoding MazG-like family protein, translated to MKIDKGSEITRNIKIIEWMKTEILMSVSDLFNLLFKGVKPLDEAIQDTLANIIMITYLLAKRLGISFRDVDYKVKEKIKIGIEEDHSVERWYGDLSNLKKHMDNRE